GCTTCTGGGCTAGGAACGCCCGACCCTGATAGAGGACGCTGCACTCCAGCGGAGAGGTCCGGGAGTTCGTCCTCGAGGCCCCCGCCTGCCCGTCAAGATAGTTCGCCCTGGCCGACTCGTGAGAAGACGTTGCCGCGTTGTAGCGAGAGCGGGCTCTCCGAAACCTGGCGGGCGGCGATGTTGAAACGGAGGCCCCCCTCGTCCCCATCGATCGCGACGCCGCGTTAGGTCCGCGAAGGAAGAACCGATCCTGGTTCTTCAAAGGCGTGGATTTCGCGGGCGCTTCATCGACATCACACCGGGAGGGGGAATGCTCAAGCACAGGGTTTTGTTGTTCGGCATCGCGTTTATGACGACCGTCGCCTCCACGCAGGCGGCCTCGACGATCTATACGACGTCGTCGAGTTTCACGGCGGCCGCACCGGGAACGACGCTGCAGAATTTCGACAGCAGCCCGAACGACTTCAGTCCTCCGATCAGCGTCACGGGTTTCACGGTCAGCCAGTACGGCTCCAATCAGGGGCTGTATCTCGGCAACACGTCCTATGGAACGAACCAGGCCCTGGAGATCACGACGAACACCGGCGGTGGGATCACGTTCACCTTCGCGTCGGCGATCACGGCCTTCGCGTTCAACGTCTACGATCTCGGAACCCTGACCGGAACGACGTCGCTGACCTACAGCCTGAGCAATGGCTCATCCTTTGATTCGGGGAGCTTCATCACGGGCTACCATAGCAATTCACATGGGGTCGAACAGTTCTTCGGTTTGACGAGCACGATCGGCTTCACGTCGATCAGCATCGCGAATTCGCAGGACGGGGACGTGGTGGACTTTGACAACGTCCGGTACGGTTTCGCGACCACCGCGGTTCCTGAGCCGTCCAGCATCGCGCTGCTGGGGGCCGGCCTGGGATTCGTCGGCGTCCGCCTGGTGCGGGGCCGTAGGACTCGCTCCTGATCGAGCGGGCCGAGGTGGGGGTCGAGAGGTCGAGGCGCAAAAACGACGCCGCCCCGGAATTCACCGGGGCGGCGTCGTGGTTGTCGTTGGAGCGGATCAAGCCAGAGGCTCAGCTCTCGTCGGTGGACGGCGTGCCGCCCATGCTGAAGAGCGGGCCGCCGCCGCCGAGGCCGCCCTTGAGTTCCTTCTGCCCTTCCTTCGGCTCCTTGGCGGGAGCGGCCTGGGCTTCGGACTCGGCGCCACCCTCTTCCTCGTCGTCGCGAGGCGACCAGTGGGCCTTCTTGCGGGAGAGGCCGATCTTGCGCTCGCCGCGGTCGACCCGGAGGATCTTGACCTCGATCTCGTCGCCGACCTTGACCACCTCTTCGGGGCTGTCGACCTTGTGGTCGGCCAGCTCGGAGATGTGCAGGAGGCCTTCCAGGCCCGGCTCAAGCTCGACGAAGACGCCGAAGTTGGTGAGCTTGGTGACCTTCCCCTTGACGACGTCGTTGGGCTCGTAGCGGCCGGGGATGTCGGTCTCCCACGGGTCTTCCTTGAGCTGCTTGAGGCCCAGGGCGATCCGCTTGCGGTCCTGATCGACGTTGAGCACCTGGCAGGAGATCCGCTGACCCTTCTCGAGAACCTCGTTGGGGTGGCCGATCTTGCGGGTCCAGCTCATGTCGGAGATGTGCAGAAGGCCGTCGATGCCTTCCTCGATCTCGATGAACGCGCCGTAGTTGGTGAGGTTCCGGACGGTGCCCTCGACCATCGTGCCCGGCGGGTACTTGTTGGCGACCTGATCCCAGGGGTTGACCTGGGTCTGCTTCATGCCGAGCGAGATCTCCTGCTTGTCCTTGTTGATGCCAAGGACGACGACCTCGATCTTGTCGCCGGTGTTGACCAGCTCGCTCGGGTGGTTGATGCGCTTGGTCCAGGACATCTCGGAGATGTGGACCAGGCCCTCAATGCCTTCTTCGAGCTTGACGAAGGCGCCGTAGGACATGACGTTGACCACCTCGCCGACGACGCGGGTGCCGACCGGGTACTTGTCGGCCACGTTCTCCCAGGGGCTCGCGCTCTTCTGCTTGAGACCCAGGGCGATCTTCTCGCGCTCCTTGTCGACGTGGAGGACCATGACCTCGATCTGGTCGTCGATCTTGAGCATGTCGCTGGGGTGGTTGATGCGGCCCCAGCTCATGTCGGTGATGTGCAGCAGGCCGTCGATGCCGCCCAGGTCGACGAACGCGCCGAAGTCGGCGATGTTCTTGACGGTGCCCTTGCGGATCTGACGCTCGGCGATCTCCTCGAGCAGAGCCTTCTTCTGCTGCTCGCGGGTCTGCTCGATCAGCTTGCGGCGGCTGACGACGATGTTGTGGCGGGCTTCGTCGATCTTCAAGATCATGCAGTCGATCTCTTGATCGATGAAGTCGGCGATGTCCGACGGACGGCGGATGTCGACCTGGCTGGCGGGCAGGAAGACGTTGACGCCGATGTCGACCAGCAGGCCGCCCTTGATCTTGCGGGTGACCTTGCCGCGCACCACGTCGTTCTCGTGGTGCTTGGAGATGACCTGCTCCCAGGCTCGCTTACGGTGAGCCTTCTTGCGGGAGAGGACGATCTCGCCGGTCTCGTCCTCCATCCCTTCGAGCAGAACCTCGACCTCGTCGCCGGGCTGCGGCGCGGGCTCGTCTTCCCACTCGTTCAGGGCCACGAGGCCCTCGGACTTGTATCCCACGTCGACGACCACCTGGTCGCCGACGATCTCGATGACCTTGCCGGAGACGATGCCGCCGATCTCGAAGCTCTGTCCCTCGCTCAGGAAGTGGTCGAGAGTCTTCGAACCGTCGTCGGCGGTCACCACCGAGGCCAGCTCTTCTTCGTTGACGTCAAATTCGCGAAGGAGGTTGCGATCTACCATAAATCCCGATTCGTGATGTCTTCCGCCCCCACGCCTCACATGGACGCCGAGACGGACTCGCTGGTTCCGGGACGCGTCGGAACGGGTTATCGAGAGACCTCGACGACTCGTCGCGGGAACAAAAGCGAAAGCCGAAAAAGAAAAAACCACCTCGTTACGCGCGAGATGGATGGACTCTATCAATAGTAGCGTGGGACGACCGACCTTGACAACGGGACTTGTCCGACGACGCGTCCGGTCGACCGCTTCGAGGACGACCTTGACCTGTTCCGGAGCCCGCGATAGCGTCCCCCCGCAGGTCGATCGTCGACGCACGCCTTATGGAGAGGCCGTGTGATCAGGAGACGAGCACCAAGGGGGATGCAGGATGATACGTCGAGTGGTGGGGCGATGTTCACTGGCGGGCCTGCTGCTGGCCACGGCCGGATGCGCCGTCACCTCTCCGCGAGTCGTCCCCGCGTCGACCCCCGAGGAACCCGGGTTCTCGTTCTCGGCCGGTCAGGGCTCTCAGTCCTTCTCAGCCTCGCAGGTCGCGGTCGCGACGGCCGCCGGCGAGGCCCTCGGCGACCTGGGACTGCACGACGTCAACGTCCGACGCGACGGGACCGTCGTCCGTTGCGAGGCCGTGACCAGCGACAACCGATCGGCCTCGGTCACGATCCGCTCCCTGGGTGGTTCCTCGGCGGCCTCCGCGCGTGTCGGGTGGTTCGGCGACGAGGCCCTCTCTCGCGCGATCTTGGAGAGGATCGCCGTCCGACTTGGGGAACTTCCTCCTCAGCCAGTCTCCCAATCCCCACCGAGCACGCCCGGTTCCAACCCCTTCTTCTCACGCAGCGCCGTCCCCGATGCCGTCATGCTCCGCGACCAGGCCGACGCACCTTACACCGACCGCGTCATTCCCTGAAGCCTCCCGTTTTCACGACGTTCGACGCGCGTGAAAACGGGCCCTTTGCGGGCCCGGTGTTGTTTCGTCGGTATGTTTATCTTGGCGGATTCGTTGGCCAACCGCGGTCCGGTCCGATCTTCACATCCATGTGAAATCGGGGTCCGGACCGTGTGGCCGAACGGGAACGGAACCACCGGCGCAACCGGAGGGATCCGCTCGAAAAAAGGCCGAACTCGACGCGCGCTTCCTTGCCGCCGGGAATCGGACCTTGAGTTTCAGGTGGGGAGCCGCAACGCCTGGAATCGGCAAGCGGCGAAACCGGATGAAGGGATGTCGATGTTAGGATGAAATCGCACTGCGGTACGACGTTGTTTGTCGTTTTTTTCGCTGTCGTGCCGCGAACGAACGACAAATTACGATCAATCCGCCCCTGCGTCAACCCTCCTTCCTTTTTTCTAGGAGAGGTCCGCAAAATCGGCGGGGCCGGCCTGGCCCTCGCAATGAGCGGACATTCTCCGGCTTGTCGCCTTGCGAGAGGCGCGTCGAGAACCCCGAAGTCGATCGTGAGAGCCCGCGCGGTCGCCGAGGGCCCGAACGGTCGCGAGCATCCTTGTTTGGCCAAAGTAGACCTGGCGAATCCGGACTGGTTTGATTGTGTAGACGTTCTCATAGGTTCTCGGCGAATTCGGCGACGGGTCTTGTCCTCGTTCGTTTTCTCTATAATGACGGCCGGGGCCGCTCGACGGCCGAGGGCTTCTCAAGTGCTCCCATGCGGATTCGAGCGATGTCGATCGCAACCGAGATGTGGGAATTGCCTGTCCGAGGGATGACCTGCGGCCGTTGCGTTCGCGCCGTGACGCAGGCCCTGGAGGCGACTCCTGGGGTTGAGTCGGCGAACGTCGACCTGGAATCCGGCCGGGCCGCCGTGTCGGTCGATCCGGCCGTCGCGAGTCGCGAGGCCGTCGAACAGGCTGTGCGCGACGCCGGCTATGAGGTCGGCTCCTCGAAGCCGGCTCCCCCTGCTCCGCCGACGCTCGTGACGATCGGCGGGCTGGTAGCAAAGCCACTGCCGGCTGAACCGGCTCCGACTCCACCCGCCGCATCCAATCCCGAGCGTGAAGAGTGGAACCTGGCGATCGGCGGCATGCACTGCGCGAGTTGCGTCGGACGGGTTGAAAACGCCCTGAAAGGTGTAGCCGGGGTGGAAGACGCCCGGGTCAACCTGGCGACCGAACGAGGGACAGTGGTGGTCGATCCCGCTCGGGTCGACCCCGCGGACCTGGCAAAGGCCGTGGCTGACGCCGGGTACTCGGCGCGTCGCGAGGAGGCTGCGTTCGGGGCGGCGGCCGCGGCGAGGCTTCGTGAGGAGCGGGCGGCGGCCGTCGACTTCTGGCGCAAACGTCTTCTGGTCGGCGTTGCGGCCACGGTCCCCTTGTTGCTGCTTGGGTTCGGGTCGATGTTCGTTCCCGCCTGGGGTCATGCAGCCTGGGTTGGCTGGACGATGTTCGGCCTGGCGGCGTTGCTGCAGGTCGTGCTGGGGGGGCCTTACATCCAGGGGGCGTGGAATCGGCTGCGACAAGGGGCGGCCAACATGGACACCCTGATCGCGCTGGGGACTTCCACAGCGTTCATTTACAGCCTTGTCCATCTCCTCAGGGGGGACCTGCACCAATCCCACTATTTCATGGACGCGGGCATCATCCTGACGCTCATCACGCTCGGGAAATTCCTGGAGGTTCGGGCCAAGGGAGACGCCGGCGCGGCGGTTGAGCGGCTGCTGGACCTTTCGCCGAAGACCGCCCGAAGGCTGGATTCGGCGGGAGGGGCGATCGAGGTTCCTCTGGCCGAGTTGAAGCGGGGCGACCGCGTGCGGGTTCAGCCGGGCGAGACGATCCCCGTCGACGGCGATGTGGTCGAGGGCGAGTCCGAAGTCGACGAGTCGATGCTCACCGGCGAGTCGGCGCCTGTCGCCAAACGGCCCGGCGACCGCGTCACCGGGGCGACGCTCAACGGCGACGGCGCCCTGGTGATCGAGGCCAAGCGACTGGGGAAGGAAAGCGCACTGGAGCAGATCGTCCGCCTGGTTCTGGCAGCGCAGGGGTCCAAGTCGGGCGTGCAGCGGCTGGCCGACCGGATCTCGTCGGTCTTCGTGCCGGTCGTGTTGGGGATCGCCCTGGCGACCTTCCTGGGCTGGGGGCTGTTGGGGGGCGACTGGAGCCGAGCGGCGTTGAACGCGGCGGCGGTGCTCATCATCGCCTGCCCCTGCGCTCTGGGCCTGGCGACGCCGATGGCCGTCGCGGTCGCCAGCGGCCGAGGTGCCCGCGCGGGGCTGTTCATCCGGGAGACCTCCGCCCTGGAGAAGATGGACCGCATCGATACGATCGTCTTCGACAAAACCGGGACGCTGACCGAGGGCCGTCCCAGCCTCGTCGAGGCCCGCGCCCTGCCCGGTATGACCGACGCCGAATTGATCGCCCTGATCGCCGCCGCCGAGGGCCCCAGCGAGCATCCCCTGGCCCGCGCCTTCGCCGGCAAGGGGGACGGCCGAAGCGTTGCCGACTTCCGGGCGATTCGAGGCCGAGGCGTCTCGGCGACCGTCGACGGCTGCAAGGTGCTCGTCGGCTCGCGGGCTCTGCTCGCCGAGCAGGGAGTCGACGTTGGGCCGCTCGACGAGATCGTCGACGCCTGGGAGGCTGGGGCGAACACCGTCCTGTGCGCCGCGGTCGACGGCCGGGCGGTCGGCGCTGCCGGCCTTGCCGATCGGTTGAAGCCCCATGCGCGGGAGGTTGTCGAGAAACTCCAGGCCGAGGGCTCCACGGTCGTCCTGCTGACCGGCGACAATCCGACCACTGCGCGGGCCGTCGGCGGCGAGTTGGGGCTCCCAGCCGGCCGCGTGATCGCCGGCGTGCTCCCCGACGCCAAGGCGGCGACGATCGAGGCGCTGCGGAACGATCCGGGGACGAAGGGGGTGGCGATGGTCGGCGACGGCCTGAACGACGCCCCTGCCCTGGCGGCGGCGGATGTGGGGGTCGCTCTCGGCAGCGGAGCGGATCTGGCGAAGGCGTCGGCCGACGTGGTGGTTTCCTCCGGAGACCTCCGCGCCGTTCCGCATGCGTTCAAACTGGGCCGAGAGACCCTCCACGCCATCCGTCAGAACCTGTTCTGGGCCTTCGCCTATAACACGCTGGGCATCCCCCTGGCGGCGCTCGGCCTGTTCGGTCGATACGGCCCGATGATCGCGGCCCTGGCGATGTCGCTCAGCTCGGTGACGGTTGTCGCCCGATCGAGCCTGCTCTCGAAAATCGATCTGGAGGATTGAATCGGATTTTCGGCCGGCCCGACTCTCCTCCTCGAGGGGCTCTGCGCATCCGTCTCGGTCGCCCGTTGACTCCTCGCCGATTGGGTTGGTTTCTCTTGGCCGACGACCGAACCCGTTGGCCGCAAACTCAACGCCCATATTGGTTTGGCGTCGGATTTCGGCCTCCGGTAATTGGGTTTGTTCGGCCATTTCGCGTGCTTCCTGAGACGGCCTCACGGAATTTAAAACGGTAGTTGAGATAACTTGCCCGACACGCGGCTGGTGTCCGATGCGAAGCCGTCGCACACCGCTTACCTAAAGATATTCTGTTCCCTAGGGGCCAATTCTGGTCGCGGTCCGACGCGGAATCCTCTCCCACGGAATCCATGCTTGGAGAAGTCGTATATGCAGCTCGAGGAGTTCGCGCGTATGACGCGGCGGGTCATCTCCAACCAGGGTTTTGACGACTATCTTCCGACTGCGATCTTTCCCGGTCGACAAATGATCATGGTGCTGGAAGGCATCCCCGTGGACGTGGATGTCGAAAAGGCCGCACTGGCTTGGGCTTCGCGCAAGGCCCAAGCGGACGAGGAATTTCTCGTGGCGTACAAGTCGTCGGATGATCATTTCAAGGTCGCGCGTCGAGCAGACGGCAAGTTCGAAGTGGCCGTCTACTCGATCGCGGAAGACTGATCAGACCGGTCAGCAACGATTCGGCTCAGCTCAACCCAGATCGGACAGGTCGAGCCTTGCCTCGCGACGGAGGGCGGCGAAGCGCTCGTAGGTCTCGGCGATCCCCTGTCGCAGCGAGGTGCGCGGGATGGGGCCGAGGGAGGCCTGGAGGCGGGAGTCGTCGAGGCTGGGGGCGATGGGGAGTTGCCGGTCGCCGTGGCTGACGAGCTTGGCGGCAGCGGGGACGACCTGGACGAGGGTCTCGACGAACGCCTCGATCGGTTCGACGGCCCCGCGAAGGTTGAAGGCCTCGGCACCCTCGAAGGGGGCTTCCAGGCCGCGGATGAACGTATCGGCGACGTCTCCCACGTACTGGAGGTCCTGATAGCCGCCGTAGCTGATTTGATAGGGGCGATCGGCGGCGACGGCCTTGATGGCCTTCGTCGGTTCGCTGGTCATGCCGAAATCCCGGCCAACGCCGTAGACCGTCCACGGCCGCAGGCCGACGCTCGTCACGCCCCGGTCGAGCCAGTAGACCCGCGCGTTCAGCTCGTTGCAGACCTTGAACGCGCCGTAGTGCGTCAGCGGGGCGAGTCGGATGCGGTCCGCGAGCGGCCCCGTCGCCCCTTCCTCCGGCGGCCCGTGGACGGCCGCCGAGCTGGCGTAGACAACGCGTGAAACCTGCTCGCGAAGGTCGGCCGCCGCCTCGAAGACCGCCAGCGTGCCGACCACGTTGACCATCGCCCCCTTGATCGGGTTCGCCCGACAGGTCGGCGCCTGGAGCCCCGCCAGGTGAAGGATATGCGTCGCCGCCGTCTCCTCAACGGCCTTCCGCACCGCCGCCGCGTCCGAGACGTCTCCCGCGATGAACCGCACCGCCGCGCGACGGTCAGCGTCGAGGACCAGATCGAGCCGGTGTGTATCTTCGACCAGATCCAGCACCCAGACGTCGTGCCCGCCTTCAACCAGCTTCTTCACGACCCACGACCCAATGCAGCCGTAGCCGCCCGTCATCAAAACCCGCACCGGCGTTCTCCCTTCCAGTCCCGTCAGGGCTTCTTCTCAAGCTGCTGCCGCAGCCCGGCGAGCGTCTCGTCGGACATCCTCGGCGCGGTCTGCTTGAACATCGTCATGAAGTGGTTGATCCCGGACTTCGACGAGGGGGAGGGGAACCCGATGTTCCTTGCTTCGACGTACTCGTCGAGATCATGGACGTTGGAGGTGATCAGTGTCTTACCCTCGGCGTCGAGGATCGCGAAGGTGGGGACGCCGAATCGGTCGGTCCCCCAGCATTGGATTGCGACCGCCATGGCGTGCACGTCACGGCTTGCGTCGAGCCGGATCAGAACGTAGTGTCGCTCCAACTCGGCCTTGTTAGCCTCGAGAAACCGCCCGAGACTCCGGCAGGGACCGCACCAGGAACCCCCGATTTCCACGAAGAGGCGTTTGTCCTCGGCTTTCGCTCTCCTCAAGCCCGCGGACAGCATGGCCTCGGCATCGCGCGTGGGAAGCTTGTGGGCCAGCAAAAATGTACCAAGCGCCGAGACGTCCAGCTTCCTGTCAGGCTCGAGCGTGAGCGAATGCGAGGCGACCGGCTTGCCTTCACCGGAAAGCACGACGAGGACCGGCGGCTTTCCTTCTCTCGCCGCGACTCCGAGGTCACTCGCGAACGCCTGCACGTCGGCCTGGGAGTCGTCCAGAGAAGCCAGTTCAAATTCCCATCGAAGCCTGTAGAAGGCCTGCCTTTGGCTCGGATTGTCGGACGTCATATCGTCCTGCTCCGACCGTTCGTTAAAGAGACGGAAGAGTTCGAGGCAGGCAGGATCCTCGGCTCTCCCGAAGAGGAGAAGGGGCCGAGTGTATTCGAGTTCGGCCCCCTCAAGAACGGCCTTCAGCTTCTCGGATGGGGTCTTATCCTTGCTTTGGGTGAATGAAGCGGTGGTGATCTGCTCCTCCGTGAGCGGGGAGTAGGGCTTGCTCGGACTCATATCGACGGACACCTGCCCCAGATCTAGCAGCCCTGGACGATCGGCGATCACCTCCGTCCGCACCGTATAACTCCTCCGATTCCCTCGGTCCTCCGCATGGATCCCGTACAACTCGCCGACGACCAGTCCCGTGAGTTGGAAACGTCCCTCGTGGTCCGTCCTGGTCACCCCGCCGAAGTACTCGCCCGCCGACCCGTGGCGATCGAAGCCACGGACGACCCGAACCGCGTATGTCAACTCGCGGTCGACGACGAACTTTCCCTCGGGGTCGACGAGGCGGCCGGAAGCGGTCGCCGTCGGTTTGAGGACGATCCGCGCCTCGGTCGCCGTGGGGTTCAGCCGCACGACGCCTCCCTGGGTACGGTCGGGCGTCGCCGCCCCCAACACCAGCGGATCGAGCCACCGGCGGATCCGGGCGACTCCTCCCTCCTTGGTTCGGAGAGGGGTGACCTGGCCTCTCGCCGCGTGGTATCCCCCCTCGACGAGAGCGCCGACGACGGGTTTGCCGTCACCGTCGACCACCGTGAGCTTCAGTTGGCCGAACTCAGGCCGAGGCATTGCGAAGTTCTGGACGATCTCTAAAGGTGGATTTTCGGCCGGGATCACTATTTGGACGGGCTCGACTCGGGCAGGCCCCTCAACCCGGTATTCGCCGGGGCCAAGCAGAAACTCGTAACGGCCATCTACGTCAACCGGCGCGTCGAACGACATCGAAAGCGTGCGCGCTCGGACCCCGGGAGGCAGGATGTCGGCCGGAACGTCCCCCTTCTTGATGATGGCTCTGATATAGGTGGACTCGGTCGGCGGTTGCTCCTCGCCGACCGTTACCCGGCCTTTCACTCGAGTCCCTCGACCGAGCACCAAGTCGATGCCCTCGGCCGGCTTCCCGGCTCGTACGATCACGTCCGGGCGGAGTGGGGCGGCCATGCCGTCCTTCGAGGCCTTAAGGATATAGGCGTATTCACCGTAGACCTTGATTTCGTATCGGCCGTCGCCATCGGCTTCGACCTGACCGCGGAAGGTCTCAATTCCGGCCCCATGGCCTTCGATATTGACCTTTGCGTTCGACGCCCCCCGACCATCGGGTGTTAAAACGCGACCGGAGAGGCGGACGTACGGATACAAGGTGATCGTGACCTGATCGACGGGCTTGTCAGCGAGGACCCTCGTGACTCCGTTCTGCCGGTAGTAGTCGGGAGAACGGTCCAAAACGTAATAGTGGTCGACCAATCGCTCCGGCAGCCAGTCGAAGATCGCATAGCCGTCCGCGTCTGTCGGTCGAAGGACGTCCGCCATCGACGCCAGTAACGTGCTTTCACGACCAGGCTTCTGGAAGTTCGTCGGCATGAGCATGACACCAGGGATCGGCTTTCCGTCCGGTGCCACAATTCGAACCCGCAGCGGGGGACGCGCGCCGTCGAGAGTGAGCGTCATCCTCTCCGGCAATGGTATTAGGGGCTCGGCCGAATTCCGGGCCCGCTCGGCCTGCTGGTAGTCGAGTCCGACCTTCGATTTGAGGGCGTAGACTCCCCAAGGAGCTACGTCGGTTGGAACGTTCGCCGTCCATCGCCCTAAGGCGTCGGTACGGCCGCCGACGAACGGTAACCCATCTACGAGGAACCGGACCTCTGCATCCTGGACTGGCCGAGTTTGACCGTCGACCACCTGAACCTCGAGTCTTCGCGCCGGCTTGAGAACGACGCGGACAGGAATCC
This genomic stretch from Paludisphaera rhizosphaerae harbors:
- a CDS encoding PEP-CTERM sorting domain-containing protein — protein: MLKHRVLLFGIAFMTTVASTQAASTIYTTSSSFTAAAPGTTLQNFDSSPNDFSPPISVTGFTVSQYGSNQGLYLGNTSYGTNQALEITTNTGGGITFTFASAITAFAFNVYDLGTLTGTTSLTYSLSNGSSFDSGSFITGYHSNSHGVEQFFGLTSTIGFTSISIANSQDGDVVDFDNVRYGFATTAVPEPSSIALLGAGLGFVGVRLVRGRRTRS
- a CDS encoding 30S ribosomal protein S1, which codes for MVDRNLLREFDVNEEELASVVTADDGSKTLDHFLSEGQSFEIGGIVSGKVIEIVGDQVVVDVGYKSEGLVALNEWEDEPAPQPGDEVEVLLEGMEDETGEIVLSRKKAHRKRAWEQVISKHHENDVVRGKVTRKIKGGLLVDIGVNVFLPASQVDIRRPSDIADFIDQEIDCMILKIDEARHNIVVSRRKLIEQTREQQKKALLEEIAERQIRKGTVKNIADFGAFVDLGGIDGLLHITDMSWGRINHPSDMLKIDDQIEVMVLHVDKEREKIALGLKQKSASPWENVADKYPVGTRVVGEVVNVMSYGAFVKLEEGIEGLVHISEMSWTKRINHPSELVNTGDKIEVVVLGINKDKQEISLGMKQTQVNPWDQVANKYPPGTMVEGTVRNLTNYGAFIEIEEGIDGLLHISDMSWTRKIGHPNEVLEKGQRISCQVLNVDQDRKRIALGLKQLKEDPWETDIPGRYEPNDVVKGKVTKLTNFGVFVELEPGLEGLLHISELADHKVDSPEEVVKVGDEIEVKILRVDRGERKIGLSRKKAHWSPRDDEEEGGAESEAQAAPAKEPKEGQKELKGGLGGGGPLFSMGGTPSTDES
- a CDS encoding DUF3568 family protein; the encoded protein is MIRRVVGRCSLAGLLLATAGCAVTSPRVVPASTPEEPGFSFSAGQGSQSFSASQVAVATAAGEALGDLGLHDVNVRRDGTVVRCEAVTSDNRSASVTIRSLGGSSAASARVGWFGDEALSRAILERIAVRLGELPPQPVSQSPPSTPGSNPFFSRSAVPDAVMLRDQADAPYTDRVIP
- a CDS encoding heavy metal translocating P-type ATPase, which gives rise to MSIATEMWELPVRGMTCGRCVRAVTQALEATPGVESANVDLESGRAAVSVDPAVASREAVEQAVRDAGYEVGSSKPAPPAPPTLVTIGGLVAKPLPAEPAPTPPAASNPEREEWNLAIGGMHCASCVGRVENALKGVAGVEDARVNLATERGTVVVDPARVDPADLAKAVADAGYSARREEAAFGAAAAARLREERAAAVDFWRKRLLVGVAATVPLLLLGFGSMFVPAWGHAAWVGWTMFGLAALLQVVLGGPYIQGAWNRLRQGAANMDTLIALGTSTAFIYSLVHLLRGDLHQSHYFMDAGIILTLITLGKFLEVRAKGDAGAAVERLLDLSPKTARRLDSAGGAIEVPLAELKRGDRVRVQPGETIPVDGDVVEGESEVDESMLTGESAPVAKRPGDRVTGATLNGDGALVIEAKRLGKESALEQIVRLVLAAQGSKSGVQRLADRISSVFVPVVLGIALATFLGWGLLGGDWSRAALNAAAVLIIACPCALGLATPMAVAVASGRGARAGLFIRETSALEKMDRIDTIVFDKTGTLTEGRPSLVEARALPGMTDAELIALIAAAEGPSEHPLARAFAGKGDGRSVADFRAIRGRGVSATVDGCKVLVGSRALLAEQGVDVGPLDEIVDAWEAGANTVLCAAVDGRAVGAAGLADRLKPHAREVVEKLQAEGSTVVLLTGDNPTTARAVGGELGLPAGRVIAGVLPDAKAATIEALRNDPGTKGVAMVGDGLNDAPALAAADVGVALGSGADLAKASADVVVSSGDLRAVPHAFKLGRETLHAIRQNLFWAFAYNTLGIPLAALGLFGRYGPMIAALAMSLSSVTVVARSSLLSKIDLED
- a CDS encoding NAD-dependent epimerase/dehydratase family protein; the protein is MRVLMTGGYGCIGSWVVKKLVEGGHDVWVLDLVEDTHRLDLVLDADRRAAVRFIAGDVSDAAAVRKAVEETAATHILHLAGLQAPTCRANPIKGAMVNVVGTLAVFEAAADLREQVSRVVYASSAAVHGPPEEGATGPLADRIRLAPLTHYGAFKVCNELNARVYWLDRGVTSVGLRPWTVYGVGRDFGMTSEPTKAIKAVAADRPYQISYGGYQDLQYVGDVADTFIRGLEAPFEGAEAFNLRGAVEPIEAFVETLVQVVPAAAKLVSHGDRQLPIAPSLDDSRLQASLGPIPRTSLRQGIAETYERFAALRREARLDLSDLG
- a CDS encoding thioredoxin family protein encodes the protein MRRSAKSAQKWWILGLFLSVIHLLGSPRTEAFGKAPDETILTGVVVDESGKPAVDVEVGAEGLIASNSTKTDASGVFRVKVARDLQGRPIALVSARDGAGRLGTLRLGFGDPPGIPVRVVLKPARRLEVQVVDGQTRPVQDAEVRFLVDGLPFVGGRTDALGRWTANVPTDVAPWGVYALKSKVGLDYQQAERARNSAEPLIPLPERMTLTLDGARPPLRVRIVAPDGKPIPGVMLMPTNFQKPGRESTLLASMADVLRPTDADGYAIFDWLPERLVDHYYVLDRSPDYYRQNGVTRVLADKPVDQVTITLYPYVRLSGRVLTPDGRGASNAKVNIEGHGAGIETFRGQVEADGDGRYEIKVYGEYAYILKASKDGMAAPLRPDVIVRAGKPAEGIDLVLGRGTRVKGRVTVGEEQPPTESTYIRAIIKKGDVPADILPPGVRARTLSMSFDAPVDVDGRYEFLLGPGEYRVEGPARVEPVQIVIPAENPPLEIVQNFAMPRPEFGQLKLTVVDGDGKPVVGALVEGGYHAARGQVTPLRTKEGGVARIRRWLDPLVLGAATPDRTQGGVVRLNPTATEARIVLKPTATASGRLVDPEGKFVVDRELTYAVRVVRGFDRHGSAGEYFGGVTRTDHEGRFQLTGLVVGELYGIHAEDRGNRRSYTVRTEVIADRPGLLDLGQVSVDMSPSKPYSPLTEEQITTASFTQSKDKTPSEKLKAVLEGAELEYTRPLLLFGRAEDPACLELFRLFNERSEQDDMTSDNPSQRQAFYRLRWEFELASLDDSQADVQAFASDLGVAAREGKPPVLVVLSGEGKPVASHSLTLEPDRKLDVSALGTFLLAHKLPTRDAEAMLSAGLRRAKAEDKRLFVEIGGSWCGPCRSLGRFLEANKAELERHYVLIRLDASRDVHAMAVAIQCWGTDRFGVPTFAILDAEGKTLITSNVHDLDEYVEARNIGFPSPSSKSGINHFMTMFKQTAPRMSDETLAGLRQQLEKKP